A genomic stretch from Pyxidicoccus xibeiensis includes:
- a CDS encoding TonB-dependent receptor, whose amino-acid sequence MKGWFRTVGVLAACLAFSAAGAEARGVIFGTVKQAETGAPAGDVVITATSPSLQGEQTVLTDAQGRYRIPDLPPGLYTVRFEKEWLRPYARTDVPLKGGYSTKLDVTLVADDSEQVLLQGCGPPAIDVGSTTTGRDLDFEFELDRVLGRSSGAPDAVRTVEDLAPLIPGVLDVAGGLSIHGASVFENEYRLDGLSVGDAVLGLNALSLSAELIQAPELATGGAPAEYGRATGGQLRATTLSGSNEMHGSVFAFWTPGLLEGRRESTGLGSQDALKHQGDFGATLGGPLLKDKLWFYAGVTPALSRVERTLQAPAPDGSLPRRFDDARSLQALGKLTYLINHDHNVSLSLVTAPSSREGGSTDSTLTSLRYAGAFMDKKLLVDVNAGWLSQQPAPRATVDRYQANATALWLARWLVTHAVKAGVDSEWLTHERPGAKTPSQVFSGYVQDSASFGNRFTLNVGARYDVQRIEGASQEPVTTARLSPRMGLIIDPWANGRMKVFAHFGKFQGLIPLGLLEARAPAAEVTVDPDLEPLASREVVAGLEYEVLFDVVLGATYLHRRLEHGLALVPRTDGSGGVLVNPGSGLASDSPRAARNQDAVTVELRTSYRNGWLGQASYTWSRLTGNYVSPFAAWDGLTPTQRLPLDRPHVIRLSGARELRFDRSRKWRADVGASYLGASGLLLESGKRTPWVQSWDAYLGVRYAVRDWQDVTFRLDVFNVLNAQEPTQVEARDTSLVPVRYQAPRQVRFGLRYDF is encoded by the coding sequence GTGAAGGGGTGGTTCCGGACCGTGGGCGTCCTCGCGGCATGTCTGGCGTTCTCAGCGGCTGGAGCCGAGGCGCGCGGGGTCATCTTCGGTACGGTGAAGCAGGCCGAGACGGGAGCTCCCGCGGGCGATGTCGTCATCACGGCGACCTCACCTTCACTGCAAGGCGAACAGACCGTGCTGACGGACGCCCAGGGGAGGTACCGGATTCCGGACCTGCCTCCCGGGCTGTACACCGTGCGGTTCGAGAAGGAATGGCTCCGGCCCTATGCGCGGACCGACGTGCCGTTGAAGGGGGGATACTCCACGAAGCTCGACGTGACGCTGGTTGCCGATGACTCGGAGCAGGTACTCCTGCAGGGTTGTGGCCCGCCGGCCATCGACGTCGGCAGCACGACGACGGGACGCGACCTCGACTTCGAGTTCGAGCTCGACCGTGTGCTGGGCAGGAGCTCCGGCGCACCCGACGCGGTGCGCACGGTCGAAGACCTCGCACCGCTCATCCCAGGGGTCCTGGATGTGGCGGGAGGCCTCTCCATCCACGGCGCTTCCGTCTTCGAGAACGAGTACCGGCTGGATGGCCTGTCCGTCGGTGACGCGGTGCTGGGACTCAATGCCCTCTCCCTGAGCGCGGAGCTGATTCAGGCCCCGGAGCTGGCGACGGGTGGCGCCCCGGCGGAGTACGGCCGTGCCACGGGTGGGCAGCTGAGGGCGACGACACTGTCCGGCTCCAATGAAATGCATGGCTCCGTCTTCGCCTTCTGGACGCCGGGGCTGCTGGAGGGACGCCGCGAGAGCACGGGGCTCGGGAGTCAGGATGCGCTCAAGCACCAGGGAGACTTCGGGGCCACCCTGGGCGGCCCGTTGCTCAAGGACAAGCTCTGGTTCTACGCGGGAGTCACTCCGGCGCTGAGCCGGGTGGAGCGGACGCTTCAGGCTCCAGCCCCCGATGGGAGCCTCCCACGGCGCTTCGACGACGCGCGCAGCCTCCAGGCCCTGGGGAAGCTGACGTACCTCATCAACCATGACCACAACGTGTCGCTTTCGCTCGTCACCGCGCCTTCCTCGCGAGAGGGAGGGAGCACCGATTCGACGCTGACCTCGCTTCGCTACGCCGGCGCGTTCATGGACAAGAAGCTGCTGGTCGATGTCAACGCGGGCTGGCTGTCCCAGCAACCGGCGCCCCGGGCCACGGTCGACCGCTACCAGGCCAATGCCACGGCCCTGTGGCTGGCGCGGTGGCTGGTCACGCACGCGGTGAAGGCGGGCGTGGACTCGGAATGGCTCACCCATGAGAGGCCAGGCGCGAAGACGCCCAGCCAGGTCTTCAGCGGCTACGTGCAGGACAGCGCGTCCTTCGGCAATCGCTTCACCTTGAATGTCGGCGCCCGCTACGACGTGCAGCGCATCGAAGGGGCGAGCCAGGAACCCGTCACCACGGCCCGGCTTTCGCCTCGCATGGGCCTCATCATCGACCCGTGGGCCAACGGCCGGATGAAGGTGTTCGCCCACTTCGGGAAGTTCCAGGGACTGATTCCGCTGGGGCTCCTGGAGGCTCGGGCTCCCGCGGCGGAAGTGACAGTGGACCCGGACCTCGAGCCCCTGGCCTCCCGCGAGGTCGTAGCGGGGCTCGAATACGAGGTCCTGTTCGACGTGGTCCTCGGCGCGACGTATCTGCACCGGAGGCTGGAGCACGGGCTCGCGCTCGTGCCCCGGACGGACGGGAGTGGTGGGGTGCTCGTCAATCCCGGCTCCGGGCTCGCTTCCGATTCTCCGCGCGCGGCGCGCAACCAGGATGCGGTGACGGTGGAGCTGCGCACCTCCTACCGGAATGGCTGGCTGGGACAGGCGAGCTACACGTGGTCCAGGCTGACGGGCAACTACGTGAGCCCGTTCGCGGCGTGGGACGGGCTCACGCCGACACAGCGGCTTCCGCTGGACCGACCCCATGTCATTCGCCTCTCCGGGGCCCGGGAGCTTCGCTTCGACCGAAGCCGCAAGTGGCGAGCCGATGTGGGCGCGTCGTATCTGGGCGCGTCGGGCCTGCTGCTGGAGTCCGGGAAGCGCACGCCGTGGGTGCAGTCATGGGATGCCTATCTCGGCGTGCGGTACGCGGTGCGCGACTGGCAGGACGTCACGTTCCGGCTCGACGTGTTCAACGTCCTCAATGCGCAGGAGCCGACACAGGTGGAGGCGCGCGACACCTCCCTCGTGCCCGTGCGATATCAGGCTCCGCGGCAGGTGCGCTTCGGCCTGCGGTACGACTTCTGA
- a CDS encoding annexin, producing MRVNDGGASRTTGTSGAGQGSAADAAARRAAEEARRAAEAAQRAAEAARLAAAEAARAQGQQAAQAQQRAAAAAKLAQDAQQKAQAALVEARKGNLPANELKAVEQSVARATTSARDAAASARAATSRTSSTSSFVPASPTAQRPPAGPPAPATSPGYTREQAAKDATELYRATKGGVTGWGTDEEKIFKTLEGRNPADIALIRQSFKEHYNLDMDKVLREELGGDDLTRVNGMLAGNKGNAGAAAIQQEMGVFGDEDAILKTLQQATPSERQSIARSFQQMYGKDHRDIQASSPEEFMQKALASKLDGAQNAQLKNLLATTQATTPGQVTQLEASAARSKVHDSLQGFFGADSDKVFDTLENLPPEQKKILLADTALQAEMQKELSKEDYTRARGLLEGNTATSSAAKIDSATQGWFGTDEGAILDVLKNTKPEDMPALKAEFQKQTGRSLESEVRGWGGDDAAVGLRYLNPPAANDTRGLAQADAERLHRAMDGMGTDEAALREILGNKSKTQLDDITAAYRDLYKKDLRSDLESELGGRDGFEIVKQMYDKGAIDPNAPDAAQQQLQRLREQQQFEQSGGLDLINTVQTWTKGESDAARLERNLTAAETALASGNTDAANRRVGYATSDVKDVQETKDSAADMASTAAVAVVTTAAVVATGGAATPLAIGAYAALGAGTRVATQAYFKGDSLGTDGLVHQAALGAVEGGTAVIPLPKGLGGAGTTVAAGEVTEQVVKQTVGQRLRTTAIQGAWEGGVGGATSGALDQAMQSETWQNGLVSGLSQMGQRAVVDGTVGSVFGAGGGVAMDGVMQGASRLAKPRDVPVVRNPDMEGSSVRVRYGDSGRVHIEAGPRATPAQIQAHLETAQTLQKYEGPLGQVRQLRDRAMQALTEKPGYGTQGFESQLEVKKLKGLITELEAVQKKIDTRLQSLDNGAQAPTAAQRADMERELASLRTQLAAHEQQIGSLAPARGFVAADDLATEVAQRVRAQQSTTVDKVVNNLDFAGDTTARAKVETAWRDTYTQTYEAARLAGSTPKEAGKLATRAAETKAKEVAKKVAADAARSRADSVVGDPSQWSLRASDQGALTDFRSGVRGADAKRLAPQLDGLSAAQFQAFMQKEVALGRATQLPASTLPGGKPQEGYLYADGTLVRFKPNGDGFVSDPSYSVEVLTRGARTPPQDQDDIAFKIALDGSPAPKGPASVTNPYDGGTNQTQKEAFEQQIAASGHMRTTEP from the coding sequence ATGAGAGTCAACGACGGCGGCGCTTCTCGGACGACGGGAACCAGCGGGGCGGGACAGGGCTCGGCGGCGGACGCGGCGGCGCGGCGCGCGGCGGAAGAGGCCCGGCGCGCGGCGGAAGCGGCCCAGCGGGCGGCGGAAGCGGCACGGCTGGCGGCGGCCGAAGCGGCCCGTGCCCAGGGACAGCAGGCGGCCCAGGCCCAGCAGCGCGCGGCAGCGGCGGCGAAGCTCGCGCAGGACGCCCAGCAGAAGGCACAGGCGGCGCTCGTCGAGGCGCGCAAGGGCAACCTCCCCGCGAATGAGCTGAAGGCCGTGGAGCAGTCGGTGGCGCGAGCCACCACGTCGGCCCGTGACGCGGCGGCATCTGCCCGCGCCGCCACCAGCCGCACGTCCTCCACCAGCTCCTTCGTCCCCGCGTCACCCACGGCGCAGCGCCCCCCCGCGGGCCCGCCGGCTCCGGCCACCTCGCCCGGCTACACCCGGGAGCAGGCCGCCAAGGACGCCACGGAGCTGTACCGCGCCACCAAGGGCGGCGTCACCGGCTGGGGCACCGACGAGGAGAAGATCTTCAAGACGCTGGAGGGGCGCAACCCGGCCGACATCGCGCTCATCCGCCAGTCCTTCAAGGAGCACTACAACCTCGACATGGACAAGGTCCTGCGCGAGGAGCTCGGCGGGGACGACCTCACCCGCGTCAACGGCATGCTGGCCGGCAACAAGGGCAACGCGGGCGCGGCGGCCATCCAGCAGGAGATGGGCGTCTTCGGCGACGAGGACGCCATCCTCAAGACGCTCCAGCAGGCCACGCCGTCCGAGCGTCAGTCCATCGCCCGCTCCTTCCAGCAGATGTACGGGAAGGACCACCGCGACATCCAGGCCTCCTCGCCCGAGGAGTTCATGCAGAAGGCGCTCGCCTCCAAGCTGGACGGCGCGCAGAACGCGCAGCTCAAGAATCTGCTGGCCACCACCCAGGCCACCACGCCCGGGCAGGTGACGCAGCTCGAGGCCAGCGCCGCGCGCAGCAAGGTGCACGACTCGCTCCAGGGCTTCTTCGGCGCCGACAGCGACAAGGTCTTCGACACCCTCGAGAACCTGCCGCCCGAGCAGAAGAAGATCCTCCTGGCGGACACCGCCCTCCAGGCGGAGATGCAAAAGGAGCTGTCCAAGGAGGACTACACGCGCGCCCGGGGCCTGCTGGAGGGCAACACCGCCACCTCCAGCGCCGCGAAGATCGACAGCGCCACGCAGGGCTGGTTCGGAACGGACGAGGGCGCCATCCTCGACGTGCTCAAGAACACGAAGCCCGAGGACATGCCCGCCCTCAAGGCGGAGTTCCAGAAGCAGACGGGCCGCTCGCTGGAGTCCGAGGTGCGCGGCTGGGGTGGCGACGATGCCGCCGTGGGCCTGCGCTACCTCAACCCGCCCGCCGCCAACGACACGCGGGGCCTGGCCCAGGCGGACGCGGAGCGGCTGCACCGCGCCATGGACGGCATGGGCACCGACGAGGCGGCCCTGCGGGAAATCCTCGGCAACAAGTCCAAGACGCAGCTTGACGACATCACCGCCGCCTACCGCGACCTCTACAAGAAGGACCTGCGCTCGGACCTGGAGTCGGAGCTGGGGGGCCGCGACGGGTTCGAGATCGTCAAGCAGATGTACGACAAGGGGGCCATCGACCCGAACGCCCCGGACGCGGCGCAGCAGCAGTTGCAGCGGCTGCGCGAGCAGCAGCAGTTCGAGCAGAGCGGCGGCCTGGACCTCATCAACACGGTCCAGACCTGGACCAAGGGCGAGTCCGACGCCGCGCGGCTGGAACGCAACCTGACCGCGGCGGAGACGGCGCTCGCCTCGGGTAACACGGACGCGGCCAACCGCCGGGTGGGCTACGCCACCTCCGACGTCAAGGACGTGCAGGAGACGAAGGACAGCGCCGCGGACATGGCGTCCACGGCCGCGGTGGCGGTGGTGACGACGGCGGCGGTGGTGGCCACGGGCGGCGCGGCGACGCCGCTGGCCATTGGCGCCTACGCCGCGCTGGGCGCGGGCACCCGCGTGGCGACGCAGGCGTACTTCAAGGGTGACTCGCTGGGCACCGACGGCCTGGTTCACCAGGCCGCGCTGGGCGCCGTGGAGGGCGGCACCGCCGTCATCCCGCTGCCCAAGGGCCTGGGCGGCGCGGGCACCACCGTGGCCGCGGGCGAGGTCACCGAGCAGGTCGTCAAGCAGACGGTGGGGCAGCGGCTGCGCACCACCGCCATCCAGGGCGCGTGGGAGGGCGGCGTCGGCGGCGCCACCTCGGGCGCGCTGGACCAGGCCATGCAGAGCGAGACGTGGCAGAACGGCCTGGTGTCGGGCCTCTCGCAGATGGGGCAGCGCGCGGTGGTGGACGGCACCGTGGGCTCCGTGTTCGGCGCGGGCGGCGGCGTGGCCATGGACGGTGTCATGCAGGGCGCGTCGCGGCTGGCGAAGCCGAGGGACGTCCCCGTGGTGCGCAACCCGGACATGGAGGGCAGCTCCGTCCGCGTGCGCTATGGCGACAGCGGCCGCGTCCACATCGAGGCGGGCCCCAGGGCCACGCCCGCGCAGATCCAGGCACATCTGGAAACAGCCCAGACGCTGCAGAAGTACGAGGGGCCGCTGGGCCAGGTGCGCCAGCTCCGCGACCGCGCCATGCAGGCGCTCACCGAGAAGCCGGGCTATGGCACGCAGGGCTTCGAGTCGCAGCTGGAGGTGAAGAAGCTCAAGGGCCTCATCACCGAGCTGGAGGCCGTGCAGAAGAAGATCGACACCCGCCTGCAGAGCCTGGACAACGGCGCCCAGGCGCCGACGGCGGCGCAGCGCGCGGACATGGAGCGCGAGCTGGCGAGCCTGCGCACGCAGCTGGCGGCGCACGAGCAGCAGATCGGCTCACTGGCCCCGGCCCGCGGCTTCGTTGCCGCCGACGACCTGGCGACCGAGGTGGCCCAGCGCGTGCGCGCCCAGCAGAGCACCACCGTCGACAAGGTCGTCAACAACCTGGACTTCGCGGGCGACACCACGGCCCGCGCGAAGGTCGAGACGGCCTGGCGCGACACCTATACCCAGACCTACGAGGCGGCGCGCCTGGCTGGGAGCACGCCCAAGGAGGCGGGGAAGCTCGCGACCCGGGCCGCTGAGACCAAGGCGAAGGAGGTCGCCAAGAAGGTCGCTGCCGACGCGGCTCGGTCCCGTGCCGACTCGGTTGTGGGCGACCCGAGCCAGTGGAGCCTCCGCGCCAGCGACCAGGGCGCGCTGACCGACTTCAGGAGCGGGGTCCGAGGCGCGGATGCGAAGCGGCTCGCGCCACAGCTGGACGGGCTCTCGGCCGCGCAGTTCCAGGCGTTCATGCAGAAGGAGGTCGCCTTGGGCCGCGCGACGCAGCTGCCCGCCTCCACGCTCCCCGGTGGCAAGCCGCAGGAGGGCTACCTGTACGCGGACGGCACGCTCGTCCGGTTCAAGCCCAACGGCGACGGGTTCGTCTCGGACCCGAGCTACAGCGTCGAGGTCCTCACCCGTGGGGCTCGCACACCCCCGCAGGACCAGGACGACATCGCGTTCAAGATTGCCTTGGACGGCAGCCCCGCGCCCAAGGGCCCGGCGTCCGTGACGAACCCCTACGACGGTGGTACGAACCAGACCCAGAAAGAGGCGTTCGAGCAGCAGATCGCCGCGTCCGGGCACATGAGGACCACCGAGCCGTAG
- a CDS encoding peptidoglycan DD-metalloendopeptidase family protein produces MSNRTFHSPMRAALGAALKCTLLGASLTLVTSGCGAPVDAPSEPAEPPAAQAERHGDEDAPRQALEPANADWSAPHSEDPHEYDAHLAASTPEGRTSALAVPSCNANDLDLTWWPMSGANGRAWMVNNYVDLDPASSLLEDYLGFTGNLARTYDGHRGIDIDISSFREMDSGSALVRAAAAGTVTFVEESQFDRNTSCTGSWNVVRIEHANGYDTLYGHLKRNSVVVNVGDTVVAGQVLGVAGSAGCSTQPHLHFELQDCSNTAVESFALGMWTSPPAYHAPSDVMDVMLRKGTFTSSAQIKDPVPNPGLYAPGEPLGIGLSMSGRGGDVVDMSLTAPNGAVDAWTWTVPGAARYRHLYPSWNKVAGTTPGTWTLRVRINSSLRATRTFNVSTVQPGLAEVARHGIPSASYQTVFDDITAAGYRPVWVDGYEDGSSTYYNAVFRPGDGYAWAARHVLTGTQYQSELDAMDEAGYRLMQVDSYVSGGTVRYSALFTKRPGPLWVAYHGKTAAEHQALFDTYSQSYRLVNASVVSVGGQRYVTALYDKASVGGWVASAAIPASQYQDTFDAQREAGRYLQYVNTYMHGGVVYYSAVWDSMPYGGYVARHDRTSAQYQTEFNTWTGAGYLTRLVTGVSVNGSHRFTALWTH; encoded by the coding sequence ATGTCGAACAGAACCTTTCATTCCCCGATGAGGGCCGCGCTGGGCGCGGCGTTGAAGTGCACCCTGCTGGGCGCAAGCCTGACGCTCGTGACGAGCGGCTGCGGTGCGCCCGTGGACGCTCCGTCCGAGCCCGCCGAGCCCCCCGCGGCGCAGGCGGAGCGGCACGGTGACGAGGATGCTCCCCGTCAGGCCCTGGAGCCGGCGAACGCGGACTGGTCCGCCCCCCACTCCGAAGACCCCCACGAGTACGACGCGCACCTGGCCGCGAGCACTCCCGAGGGGCGCACGAGCGCCCTGGCGGTGCCGTCCTGTAACGCCAATGACCTGGACCTGACGTGGTGGCCCATGAGCGGGGCCAACGGCCGGGCGTGGATGGTGAACAACTACGTGGACCTGGACCCGGCCAGCAGCCTGCTGGAGGACTACCTGGGCTTCACCGGCAACCTGGCGCGCACCTACGACGGACACCGTGGCATCGACATCGACATCTCCTCTTTCCGGGAGATGGACTCGGGCTCCGCCCTGGTGCGCGCGGCGGCCGCTGGCACCGTCACCTTCGTCGAAGAGAGCCAGTTCGACCGCAACACCAGCTGCACGGGCAGCTGGAACGTGGTGCGCATCGAGCACGCCAACGGCTACGACACGCTCTACGGCCACCTGAAGCGCAACTCGGTGGTCGTCAACGTGGGGGATACCGTGGTGGCGGGCCAGGTGCTCGGAGTGGCGGGCAGCGCGGGCTGCTCCACCCAGCCGCACCTGCACTTCGAGCTCCAGGACTGCTCGAACACGGCGGTGGAGTCCTTCGCGCTGGGCATGTGGACGTCGCCGCCCGCCTACCACGCGCCCTCGGACGTGATGGACGTCATGCTGCGCAAGGGCACCTTCACCAGCAGCGCGCAGATCAAGGACCCGGTGCCCAACCCCGGCCTGTACGCGCCGGGCGAGCCGCTGGGCATCGGCCTGTCGATGAGCGGGCGGGGCGGGGACGTGGTGGACATGTCCCTCACCGCGCCGAACGGCGCCGTGGATGCCTGGACGTGGACCGTCCCGGGCGCGGCGCGCTACCGGCACCTGTACCCCTCCTGGAACAAGGTGGCGGGCACCACGCCGGGCACCTGGACGCTGCGCGTGCGCATCAACAGCAGCCTGCGCGCCACGCGCACGTTCAACGTGAGCACCGTCCAGCCCGGCCTCGCCGAGGTGGCCCGGCACGGGATTCCCTCCGCCAGCTACCAGACGGTGTTCGATGACATCACCGCGGCCGGCTACCGGCCGGTCTGGGTGGATGGCTACGAGGACGGCAGCAGCACCTACTACAACGCCGTGTTCCGTCCCGGGGACGGCTACGCCTGGGCGGCCCGCCATGTGCTGACCGGCACGCAGTACCAGAGCGAGCTCGACGCGATGGATGAGGCGGGCTACCGGCTGATGCAGGTGGACAGCTACGTGTCGGGCGGCACCGTCCGGTACTCGGCCCTCTTCACGAAGAGGCCGGGCCCGCTCTGGGTGGCCTACCATGGCAAGACCGCGGCAGAGCACCAGGCCCTGTTCGACACGTACTCGCAGAGCTACCGGCTGGTGAATGCCTCGGTGGTGTCGGTGGGCGGGCAGCGCTACGTCACCGCGCTGTATGACAAGGCCAGCGTGGGCGGCTGGGTCGCCTCGGCGGCCATCCCCGCCTCCCAGTACCAGGACACGTTCGACGCGCAGCGGGAGGCAGGCCGCTACCTGCAGTACGTGAACACGTACATGCACGGCGGCGTCGTCTACTACTCGGCGGTGTGGGACTCGATGCCCTACGGGGGCTATGTCGCGCGCCATGACCGCACCTCGGCGCAGTACCAGACGGAGTTCAACACCTGGACGGGCGCCGGCTATCTCACCCGGCTGGTGACGGGCGTCTCCGTCAATGGCTCCCACCGCTTCACGGCCCTCTGGACGCACTGA
- a CDS encoding nuclear transport factor 2 family protein — MDHKRFFDEMFAHVDALDARGFAAFFTEGGVFRFGNNEPVSGRGRIEDFIRGFFGAIGGISHQFESCWTLGDRAFANGFVTYVRKDGSKLTVPWATLSRFEGGKLAEYNAYVDASKLFNP; from the coding sequence ATGGACCACAAGAGATTCTTCGACGAGATGTTCGCGCATGTGGATGCGCTCGACGCGCGCGGCTTCGCGGCGTTCTTCACCGAGGGAGGCGTCTTCCGCTTCGGAAACAATGAGCCCGTCTCCGGTCGCGGCCGCATCGAGGACTTCATCCGCGGGTTCTTCGGGGCGATTGGCGGCATCAGCCACCAGTTCGAGAGCTGCTGGACGCTGGGGGACCGCGCCTTCGCCAACGGGTTCGTGACGTACGTGCGCAAGGACGGCAGCAAGCTCACCGTGCCGTGGGCGACCCTCTCCCGCTTCGAGGGTGGGAAGCTCGCCGAGTACAACGCCTACGTCGACGCGTCGAAGCTGTTCAATCCGTAG